Genomic window (Spirosoma sp. KCTC 42546):
AGGGTCGCGTTTACGGGTGTCGGAGCGGCTTTCCTCTATCTTTATTACAGACAGTCCAAGAAAGTAAAAGAGCAGTAATGCATATACAAACCAGAACATTACAGAAATCGGACTACCACGACCTCAAAGAAACAATGATTGAGGTATATAGTGGTATTGGCGGGGATTATTGGCCTAAAAGCTCAATTAACAAACTACTCACTATTTTTCCAGAGGGTCAGTTTTGTGTAGAAGTAGATGGCAAGGCAGTAGCCATTGCGCTGGCGATCCGGGTAAAATATGGCGATTTCGGAGATAACCACACCTACTTCCAGATTACGGGTGGCTATACCTTCAAAACTCATAATGATGAAGGCGATTACCTGTACGGTATCGAGGTTTTCGTGCATCCTGACTACCGGGATTTGCGCCTGGGTCGGCGGTTATACGATGCCCGTAAGGAGCTCTGCGAGCAGTTGAATCTCAAAGGGATTCTGGCCGGAGGGCGCATTCCCAACTATAATAAATTTTCGGACGAGCTGACCCCCCGCGAGTACATTGCCAAAGTGAAACAGAAGGAGATCTATGATCCTACCCTAACATTTCAGCTTTCTAATGATTTCCACGTGAGAAAGGTGTTGCGGGGGTATCTGCCCGGCGATTCGGAGTCGAAAGAGTATGCAACCTTGTTAGAGTGGATCAACATTTACTATGTGATCGAAAAAGACAAACGGCCGCATACCGATTCCATTATTCGGCTGGGTGTGATTCAGTGGCAAATGCGTTTGTTCAAAAACCTGAACGCTTTTCTGGAACAGGTTGAATTTTTCGTCAATGCCGTCAGCGATTACCGGGCCGATTTTATGGTGTTGCCCGAGTTTTTCAATACTCCGCTCATGGCCGATTTCAACGACCTTCCCGAGCCGGTAGCCATTCGAAAACTAGCCGACTTTACGGTGCCCGTTCGCGAAAAACTT
Coding sequences:
- a CDS encoding carbon-nitrogen hydrolase family protein; the protein is MHIQTRTLQKSDYHDLKETMIEVYSGIGGDYWPKSSINKLLTIFPEGQFCVEVDGKAVAIALAIRVKYGDFGDNHTYFQITGGYTFKTHNDEGDYLYGIEVFVHPDYRDLRLGRRLYDARKELCEQLNLKGILAGGRIPNYNKFSDELTPREYIAKVKQKEIYDPTLTFQLSNDFHVRKVLRGYLPGDSESKEYATLLEWINIYYVIEKDKRPHTDSIIRLGVIQWQMRLFKNLNAFLEQVEFFVNAVSDYRADFMVLPEFFNTPLMADFNDLPEPVAIRKLADFTVPVREKLCELAISYNVNIVGGSMPLVDDDGKLYNVAYLCRRDGSFEEYRKIHITPNEVKHYGMVGGYEIRAFDTDCGKIGMLICYDVEFPELGRILAQQGMQILFIPFLTDTQNGYSRVRHCAQARAIENECYVAISGCVGNLPRVQNMDINYAQSAVFTPSDFQFPTNAVKAEATANTEMVLIADVDLSLLKELHEHGSVQVLKDRRTDLYEVTLKKAAKKALIKQKKASADNDPEQVAPVIVVAD